TTAGTACCATGAAAATGTTTATTGATGTAAGCCAAAACATGTGTCATGATGCAGATTTAGTCATGAAAGGTTGTATTAATTTTGGgttttcttctaatttcattttaaatCAATCGTCGagtattttattgaaaaatgtatTGCATATTGTTATAAAGCAATTATGTATAAACTTTCCAGAATTTACAGCATTATCGACAAACTTAATATTGGAAGAGAAGGAAGAGGATTTTAATAACCTAATAAGTAAAGATAACAGTTCAGTTAGCACTCAAGATTTAAAATGCGATGATTCTACAGTGGTTAGCGCATTATTCATGCTATTTTATACTTACAACACAACGAAAATAAGAATCATCTTACAACAATTATTCTCAATAATTAAATCGTACAATACCAACCTCTTATTGTTGACAGTTTTCAATTTGGCGCCAAATGCAATAAAACcgttattattaaagatatttttgcATAGCTCCATTTCTATTGATAAAACAGAAGAGTCGAATATATCTTCAAAACTTTTCATTGTTTCAGAAATATTaagaacaaataaaaatatccatGCATCCGTGTGGTTTGAAGtcataaaaatattaatgagCTTTCAATTAATACATTCAGATGAGAAAACAGCCATCAGGacaattatcaaaaaaatttcattgatccaaaataaaaatggtaaTATAAACAAAACATATAGGATAATGAATATACTTTTATCGagtttaaataaaaactCATTGAatagaaaagaaaagtGCGTTATATCGAGAACACTTTGTGATGTAATAGGAGACCCATctacaaaaaatattccatTAGGGTTGGCCATGGATTTGATTGAAGAGTTACCGCACATGATAGATGAAATATTAGAATCTAGTGCAAATTATAATACACTGGCACAGGCTAACTTCCACAGATTGTATAAATTAATCAGGTATATCGAAAACATAGGAAAAGTAGAGGACCAGAATCGAATGTTACAGAGCTCTTTGctaaaatacaaaaatgcAATGATTGTTGCTGGTTACCAATATATTGAAGCATCATGCGTAATtccaaataaatatattttttattacaCTTTCCATGCAAATGTTGCAGAATATATTCAATCAGTTGATTATATTAAACTAGCAAACACAAAAAAAGAGTCTACAACATTTTTCACCGTATCAGAGATATCAActatttttaaatcaatatattctaAAGAAAAAGTAGTAAAAAATGAATCCAATGATAACATCAGTACTCAAAAATTGGTTCCCTCCGTAAGGTTAACAAAACACATTGATATGCAGAAAGGAATTAATATCTCAGACGACTCAAGCAAATTCATTTCtttagaaaattattttgaaaaatgtacTGAAGCTCTATCAAccataaataatattcctAGCAATGACAATACACATGTTCATCCTCACAGAAGAAAGATTGATTTATCTGTTtctgatattgaaaaatggaagAATTTTGACATCAATCatgtattattaaatataacaaacACTCATTCTAAAGTAAAAAGAGataaaccaaaaaatattctaagaacaacaaaaaaGATACCAATCCAAAAAAGTAATACAGATTTTGATATCAGTGATTTGTTATTTCACGATCATTAGACCcgttgaaaaattgattaatttcaggcatatatatcattattcaGTAATTTCAACAgtttattcatttttattagctTCTTTTAGCCgtttataattttcatATTCTTGTTTCTTCTTACCACGATTTAGGTTTGAATTATGTCTTCTACCTTTAATGTGAATGTCCCAATTTCGCTTACCAATTGCTACCAATGATTTGTTATTTTGGTCCTTGCAAACATCACAGGTATAATTGGTAAAATCGTtattttttggtaaaaTTGTGTTAGCTTCATTCAATAAGGTTTTGAGTGTATCAGGCGCTCTATCtacatttatatttacatcATTCAAAAACTGTGAAGTAATACAATCTGATCGCAGACCCACGTTAGAATCCCATTTCGTTAAATCTGTCGCATCTAGTATGTATATATCACCATTTATATCAGGAATTAGCATTTTCTTTATCCATTTAACTTGTTTCTTAGCGTATTGTCGTGTTCTAATCTTCATTCTTTCTATACATTCATCTAATACAGCATCAGGCTGCTTTAGTAACCAAGGCAAAAATTCCTTGAAACCAATAACTTGCCAGACACCATTTTCACATGTTTCtgaagataaattattttctgtGTAATacttaaataattcttgaATTTCTTCCATACCTGAACTAGCTAACATTTTATCTACACGATCATCCAATCGCTTAGCTAATTCATCTGGGTTACTATATAACCATAAAAATAGCGTTGGATATCTTAATGAAACCTCTTGATCCTTGAATGTTGCACTAGGTTTTTTCCCAGTGACATAATAAATTTCCAGCATTCTTTTAACTCTTCTGGTGTCATTACGATGATACTTATCAGCGATCTCTGGATCATATTTAACTAAAGTATTGTATATTAAATCGGGATCTTCAGAATTCAATATCTTGTTCTCTTCTTCTGTTAATGCCCTTTCTTCATCAGTCACactttttttaaataaagcttgtaaataataatgagtACCCCCAACAACGATAGCAACTTTGTTTCTCTTATGTATGTCTTCAATCGATCTAATACATTCCTCTTCAAATCTATGGAGGTAATATTCCTCAGACCAATCAACGTGGTTCATAACATGATGAGGCACACCTTCACGTTCGTCCATAGGGtgtttatttgttataACAGGTATATTCTTGTACATTTGCATGGAATCTGAATTGATGACTTCTCCATTGAACTTTTTAGCCAATTGAATGGACAACTGAGATTTTCCAACGCCTGTTGTACCAGCTACTATTATTACTTTATCGCACATAATGGGCCTCGATAATTGATACAATATCCGTTTAATCATGGATGCTGAAGCACCAATAAGAAGTCAATCttgaaattaattgaagaGTTGATATCATATTCTAAGTACTttttaaacatttttttaagaagtgattcattataatacaaataatacaaataatacTGAGTGTTTTAGATTTTAGCTCATCGCTTAAAAAATGGAAGCCTTAGGCTTTTCCGATAGTAAAGAGAACACCATAAACATAAGTAACGGTAATATATGATTAAATATGCAGGGAATTTCATGTATATTACATCGgtacatacatatatatttatatctatGGGCTGCCAATGCTAGTGGGCTAGTAGTCATCATCACCAGAGTCTTCATCGTCATACCAGCCATACTCGTACGCAGCTGCTCTGCTTGAGatatcttcttttaattgCTCTCTATCAGTATCATTcctgaaatattttgtcaCAATATGATTCCAATGTTTAAAAACATTCCTACACACTTCTGTGCTTGCTAAAGTTATATTACTGTCATTGTTACTTTTATATTCATCTGAAATTGTGTCTGAAGGGAAATATCTATATGTCTTCAATGTTCTTAAATGTATTCtatcattattgtttttatccTTTTCATTCTCATAAAGTGTTTCATTGTTGTTACTTTCTCTTATTATATCACAGTTAGAAAACTCGTGGTATGAGAcctttgattttaaatcGAACTTATTTATCAACGGGAAATATGAGTATATTTCATCCTCATTATGACTTTCTGTAATGTTGgagataatattttgatcaTTTGTACCATCTGAGATACAATTAACTAGATACTCCATTGATCTTACTTGCTCCACATTGTTCTGATCAAAAACAGAGTTTACAgcatcaaatattttacataTTTTGCTAGAGAGTTCCCAGTTTGTTAACTTAGGATCTGCATAAAGCGGAATGAATAAGTCTGATTCttcaatcaaattaatagaggcttttaatttttgtgTTATCCTTGATAATGATTGCTTTGTTATAGCACGCTCTTTCATTGTCTTGCCGTTTAATGCATCATCCTCGTTAAAAGTCCATGTGAAAACATTACTCTTTGGTAGctcattttttaattcttgtAGTACAGCAGTTGAAAACCCACCCCATGCATTATCAACATCAGTTATTAGATTAAATCCTTGTAATGAATCACATTGTTCTAATTGATAATGTAAATTAATATCGAAGAAATCACTAACATAATTATCACTGAATTCTTGAAAACCAGTCTcataattttgaaacttcTGTTGACCTAACTTTTCAAAGTCAGGTAAATTTGGATTTTCAACGTCATGATACCAACTATTCAGATTTTGTAAACTCTTTGAATTATAAATCAAATGAGAATAATCAGACCAATACcttgaattattaataccCAATTTTGGAACGGGAGCTCCACTGTCTAAGGCCTCTTGATATATCGATTTCTGAATTCGAGGGTGTGTCACTACTAAAGACTCTCCAACTTCCTTCAAATTTTCCTTATTTGGATCATAGTAGTCGTTGGATTCtgaatattgaaaagttcCTAATGAGCCATTGCCTAATTTAGAATCCCAGAGGAGAGCCCTTGGTGAGTACGAAGCAGTTTTCGATATAAGATCTTTGGTACCGTTCAAAAAAACATCAACAGTATTTGGTCTATCTTCTGTGTACAATAATttctctttattattataaaattgtGTTGTTAAATGATTAGATCTGTGAGAAATCGAgatattgatgatttcATGCATTATTTTCTGGAGCTCAAAAAAGTTGTATTAATTGTAAGTATTCTAGtgaaatatatcaattatagCCTCTTGTTAActtcatatatattgtatGTATATAGTTCTCTGTATAATTAAGTGATACTAATGtgttttttatattgaatGTTAGTAAGGGCATCGCTTGTAATGGAACATTCAACTTAAGAAAACTAATTATCAAATGATGGAAGCATTAACAACTTAAAGTTGACAGTTTTATTTCCAATAAAAGgtatatttacatttattaaGGGCTACATAGTTTTAAAGGCTACATAGTTTTAAAGGCTACATAGTTTTAAGGGCTACTCTATTAGTGATTGTTTGTCATTATCTGGAAGTGTCGTCATTACATTCGGAACTGGGTCACTTGGGAGATGACTTGGGTCGACGACTGGTTTGAGATTTTTTGAGACAATTTCTCTATGGAACGtactaaaatatttacaaattgGGTCTACATACCATCGCTGGCCATATTCATTCATAAACCATGCTACATGCCCACCAATATCAGTTTCTATAAGCGTTGTATAAggattttttataatttcttcaattggtAGATTCGCTGATCCTGTTATAGGATCATCTACTGCATTTATAGCCAATAGGGGCGTTCTTATACCgcaaattcttttatatgGTGATGCATCATTATAATATGTCGTTGCATCTTCATACCCAAACATTGGACCTGTGAAAGCATCATCAAAAGCCTTGATACTTTTAATTATActtgatttattttcataGTCCGTGAACAATTTATTATGTCTTAAATTCTCAATATGCTTATCAGTGAGtgtcaataaatttttactTAAAGCAGGTgagtatatatatctacCCAGCAGTGATTCATTTATGCTGAAGCCTGATTTAGCAAGGTCCCAGGGTACACTGACAGAAACTGCAGATGATATATCAGAGTTATCTCCTTCTTCCCCTAAATAATTGACCATTACAGATGCACCTAATGAGAACCCTGCCATATAGAATTTTCTATTTGGATACATATGTCTTAACTTTTTGACACAATATCTGACATCATTAGTCCATCCACCATTGTACAGCATTGGCGTTGTTATAGAGGATTCGCAACAACCTCTTGAATTCAATACACATGCTTCAAATCCATAATTTTGAGTAATATTATGAACCAGACTTCTGACATAACTTTCATGCGATCCACCAGTTAAACCATGTAAGACAATAAGCATGGGTTTATCATCGGTTGATTTTAGTCTTGTATCATCAGGagaaataaatgaatattgTCCATGTGAAGGGAGGAACTTTTGTGACAGTGGAGTATATTGTAATTCATCAGGAAGTTTTGATTTAACTACGAAATCCAATGTTCCCTCCCCTCCATGAGCATAATGGATAACTAATCTCTTATAGAGTACATTGTCAATATCAGTGAATTTTCTAAGGGATGCATATACAGTTTGTAAATGAccatttattaataatggaTGTAATTGAGAGACTGCCCCATCTCTAAATTCTGGAACATTCTTCTCCAACAATTTGATTATATTGGTTGTTTCATGAGTAATATCGttttgaaaacaaattGGATTATTTGGAAACACTGCTTTCACTGTTTGGTAATGAGGCAAATAATCTGAGAAAAACATCTCTTCAGTTTAATACAATGTAGACGTTAAGTATGTTAACCAGTTACTACCAATAGTAATACATATATCTGACTCAATGTAgctaattttatttgtttattcCAGTTTTCTCTATTTGTAACtttataaatcaattaaacgTCTGCTTCTTATGGCGCCTTAAAAGTAATTGTACCGTCTTATTAGGTGTAAGACACTTTTAAAAGaagttatttaataaaaatcgTTTTATACAgagtaaatatattaatgatgTATATGGCTTATATAAATGGTTGTTATTTTACAGAACGGTTCCTTTAAACAATCAACAAACGGCAAAACAGTATGCtttaattataaagatTGTGCTTTTCAGTAATGGGATGTGATTATCAATGGTATGCAActttattgtttaaaaatatcGTCCCCTTTGTTGATTTGAATCTTTTTATCTTGACCACCGCTAATAATACCAACTTTTTCAGCCCATTTGACAGCAAACACTTTATCATTAACGCCTTTTACCACAGATGGATCTTCTCTTGTTATGGTATATATAGGTGAGTTTGCTCTTATATCCCAGACCTTGACGGTACCATCATGAGAACCTGAAGATAACAAGTACTCATTTTCTGCACAAGTATCTAGGGAGACGACAAAATTCTTGTGACCTACTAACTGTTGCTGTGTAAtctttgaagaagaatcGACACGAGGATCATGTAATGTAATGTGTCTTGCGCTTGAACCACATGCCAATAAGTTCAAAGATTTCATTTGAGTAACAGACAGTAGGGAATATGAAGTAGTCTTCGTATCGACACAACGTGCAGTCACCAGATCCCATGTTTTGATGGTGTGATCCTGTGAGACGGAATAACCGACTGTGTTGTCATTGGCATCGAAGATGACTTGTTCTACTGGAGCGTTGTGAGACTCTAGAAGAGCCAAAGGACCACGTCTTCTGATGGTCCCGTCTTTCAATATTAGctttcttctcttctttGCGGAAGTTGACATCTTCGAATCGTTTTTGATTTCCTCCATTGGATCAACAATAGTCATATCCTTGTAGTTGGTTGACCATAACCCAATACTATTATCGTATGATGCAGATAAAATCCTAGCAGTGCTTGATATGTCAAGAGAGACGACCGGGGCGTTATGACCTTCCAAGATAGCTAAAGTCTTACCGTCTTCGATATCATCCTCATCATCTTCCAAGTCATGCAGATCGTTATTAAGCGGTTTCAAATCGTCGTTTTTTGTCTTCCATAGACGTACGCTACGGTCGTTACCAGCCGATACCAATCTTGTATTCGAAATGTACTTGACTGCTCTGATTGCACCATTATGACCCGCGTATTGTTTGACGACCTTACCAGACATGGTATAACTTCTCAAGACACCGTCATAGGACCCACTGATCAAATGTTTGTTGTCACCGACATCCAATGCACTAACCCAATCCTCATTGTTGAAACTGTTCAGAAACGAAGGTGGAAGAACCGCTCTGGTATATTCAACATTTAAAAACGTTTCCGAGGATAACCCATTTGCGACCAGGTACTCCTCCAAGGAAGTACGCAGCAATTTCCCATCAATAAGAAAGTCGAATGGGATCACGGTGTCGGTTTCTAACAGATGGTTAACGACTTCTGATAAACCGTACCTCTTCAATGAGATAGGAGCGAATATCGGAGTGTCCGCAACGTGTAGAGATTCATCCTGCTCTCTTGTGAAGAATCTAAGCTTCACCTGTGACTTGTCTTCTGCCATGCTTGCTTGCCTTGCGATCCACAAAGGACGTAAACAGTGCTTGCAAGAGTAAGCGATCAACTcttatatatgtgtatatatatgtggAAAATGTTGCGATGAGCTTGGCTCCACTGACAAGAAAATTTTCACTATGAAGGGACGCCATTACCCGGCCACCAAGCATTACCCCGCTTATCAACAGACGGGTGGGCATCGACATGTCCCGGGACAAGAGAATGCACAAACACTAGATATGCGGTTACACACAAGGTACAGCGCTACATAAAAGGATGTGGGAGGGTGATGTATCACTCACGCAGTTACCGATCTGTGCCAATGcaaaa
The window above is part of the Tetrapisispora phaffii CBS 4417 chromosome 7, complete genome genome. Proteins encoded here:
- the TPHA0G00640 gene encoding uncharacterized protein (similar to Saccharomyces cerevisiae EFR3 (YMR212C); ancestral locus Anc_8.727), producing the protein MFQYFIPRHQKLVNACYDNDRGNPPTPNIFSTNVLLNNLNENRVKLDKVLRYLLIKLNSDLKQKNYDKIITSLNLMFYLIKNEEDEIPFLVEEICKMLMTIMSHKCINWNKCVIENVEYVIHYMAKFKTIELLKNKDNQGILVEIYVSTMKMFIDVSQNMCHDADLVMKGCINFGFSSNFILNQSSSILLKNVLHIVIKQLCINFPEFTALSTNLILEEKEEDFNNLISKDNSSVSTQDLKCDDSTVVSALFMLFYTYNTTKIRIILQQLFSIIKSYNTNLLLLTVFNLAPNAIKPLLLKIFLHSSISIDKTEESNISSKLFIVSEILRTNKNIHASVWFEVIKILMSFQLIHSDEKTAIRTIIKKISLIQNKNGNINKTYRIMNILLSSLNKNSLNRKEKCVISRTLCDVIGDPSTKNIPLGLAMDLIEELPHMIDEILESSANYNTLAQANFHRLYKLIRYIENIGKVEDQNRMLQSSLLKYKNAMIVAGYQYIEASCVIPNKYIFYYTFHANVAEYIQSVDYIKLANTKKESTTFFTVSEISTIFKSIYSKEKVVKNESNDNISTQKLVPSVRLTKHIDMQKGINISDDSSKFISLENYFEKCTEALSTINNIPSNDNTHVHPHRRKIDLSVSDIEKWKNFDINHVLLNITNTHSKVKRDKPKNILRTTKKIPIQKSNTDFDISDLLFHDH
- the YTM1 gene encoding Ytm1p (similar to Saccharomyces cerevisiae YTM1 (YOR272W); ancestral locus Anc_8.721), giving the protein MAEDKSQVKLRFFTREQDESLHVADTPIFAPISLKRYGLSEVVNHLLETDTVIPFDFLIDGKLLRTSLEEYLVANGLSSETFLNVEYTRAVLPPSFLNSFNNEDWVSALDVGDNKHLISGSYDGVLRSYTMSGKVVKQYAGHNGAIRAVKYISNTRLVSAGNDRSVRLWKTKNDDLKPLNNDLHDLEDDEDDIEDGKTLAILEGHNAPVVSLDISSTARILSASYDNSIGLWSTNYKDMTIVDPMEEIKNDSKMSTSAKKRRKLILKDGTIRRRGPLALLESHNAPVEQVIFDANDNTVGYSVSQDHTIKTWDLVTARCVDTKTTSYSLLSVTQMKSLNLLACGSSARHITLHDPRVDSSSKITQQQLVGHKNFVVSLDTCAENEYLLSSGSHDGTVKVWDIRANSPIYTITREDPSVVKGVNDKVFAVKWAEKVGIISGGQDKKIQINKGDDIFKQ
- the DML1 gene encoding Dml1p (similar to Saccharomyces cerevisiae DML1 (YMR211W); ancestral locus Anc_8.724), which codes for MHEIINISISHRSNHLTTQFYNNKEKLLYTEDRPNTVDVFLNGTKDLISKTASYSPRALLWDSKLGNGSLGTFQYSESNDYYDPNKENLKEVGESLVVTHPRIQKSIYQEALDSGAPVPKLGINNSRYWSDYSHLIYNSKSLQNLNSWYHDVENPNLPDFEKLGQQKFQNYETGFQEFSDNYVSDFFDINLHYQLEQCDSLQGFNLITDVDNAWGGFSTAVLQELKNELPKSNVFTWTFNEDDALNGKTMKERAITKQSLSRITQKLKASINLIEESDLFIPLYADPKLTNWELSSKICKIFDAVNSVFDQNNVEQVRSMEYLVNCISDGTNDQNIISNITESHNEDEIYSYFPLINKFDLKSKVSYHEFSNCDIIRESNNNETLYENEKDKNNNDRIHLRTLKTYRYFPSDTISDEYKSNNDSNITLASTEVCRNVFKHWNHIVTKYFRNDTDREQLKEDISSRAAAYEYGWYDDEDSGDDDY
- the MOD5 gene encoding tRNA dimethylallyltransferase (similar to Saccharomyces cerevisiae MOD5 (YOR274W); ancestral locus Anc_8.725) encodes the protein MIKRILYQLSRPIMCDKVIIVAGTTGVGKSQLSIQLAKKFNGEVINSDSMQMYKNIPVITNKHPMDEREGVPHHVMNHVDWSEEYYLHRFEEECIRSIEDIHKRNKVAIVVGGTHYYLQALFKKSVTDEERALTEEENKILNSEDPDLIYNTLVKYDPEIADKYHRNDTRRVKRMLEIYYVTGKKPSATFKDQEVSLRYPTLFLWLYSNPDELAKRLDDRVDKMLASSGMEEIQELFKYYTENNLSSETCENGVWQVIGFKEFLPWLLKQPDAVLDECIERMKIRTRQYAKKQVKWIKKMLIPDINGDIYILDATDLTKWDSNVGLRSDCITSQFLNDVNINVDRAPDTLKTLLNEANTILPKNNDFTNYTCDVCKDQNNKSLVAIGKRNWDIHIKGRRHNSNLNRGKKKQEYENYKRLKEANKNE
- the MGL2 gene encoding putative carboxylic ester hydrolase (similar to Saccharomyces cerevisiae YMR210W), producing the protein MFFSDYLPHYQTVKAVFPNNPICFQNDITHETTNIIKLLEKNVPEFRDGAVSQLHPLLINGHLQTVYASLRKFTDIDNVLYKRLVIHYAHGGEGTLDFVVKSKLPDELQYTPLSQKFLPSHGQYSFISPDDTRLKSTDDKPMLIVLHGLTGGSHESYVRSLVHNITQNYGFEACVLNSRGCCESSITTPMLYNGGWTNDVRYCVKKLRHMYPNRKFYMAGFSLGASVMVNYLGEEGDNSDISSAVSVSVPWDLAKSGFSINESLLGRYIYSPALSKNLLTLTDKHIENLRHNKLFTDYENKSSIIKSIKAFDDAFTGPMFGYEDATTYYNDASPYKRICGIRTPLLAINAVDDPITGSANLPIEEIIKNPYTTLIETDIGGHVAWFMNEYGQRWYVDPICKYFSTFHREIVSKNLKPVVDPSHLPSDPVPNVMTTLPDNDKQSLIE